The genomic DNA TCATGATTCAGAATTTTATTTAATTGAACAAGCATTAAATGATTTAGGTTTTATGCGTTATCATTCTGAGTCTTTAAAAAATTGGTTAGCAAGATTAAAAAAAGAGTTACCAGCATCTTATATGATTGATGATTTATCCTCGTTAATGGAAATTCATTACCGCTATCGTTTTGATCCTCAAGGTATTCCAGATACTGAACGAGAAAAATTAAAATCTGCCGTACAGTTATGGTTAGAGAAATTAAAAACCAGCAATTAATAGACTTCTAAACTCTGTATTTCTTCTCTTGCTTCCGATAATACGAGAACAAAATCTTACTAAAGAACGACTTTTGAACTATTGTATTTATGAGAAAGATGCGATTTACCGTATCTGTGAGTATTGATTTATGAGGCTAAAATTGAGCGATCGCCAATCTGTTGATCAATGGTTTAATCACATAGAAAAACGTCCAGCCCTTGCTGTGACTATGGCCATTGTCTGGTTACTGTTGATAAATTTCTTCGCTTTTGGCTGGAATTTGGGCAATATCGGTTTAATTGACGAAACTGAGCCACTTTTTGCCGAAGCTTCCCGACAAATGTTAGTAACAGGTGACTGGATCACACCTTTTTTCAATAGTGAAACTCGGTTTGACAAACCAGCATTAATTTATTGGTGTCAAGCGATCGCCTACTCAATCATGGGTGTAAATGAATGGGCCGCACGTATCCCATCCGCATTAGCAGCTACAGCCGTAACAGCTTTGGCTTTCTATGTAGTTCAGTGGTATTTTGCTGAAAAAGACAAACTAGAACAAACAGAAAAACCCGCTCGTCGTTACCTCACAGCCGCCACAGCATCGGCTTTAATAGCACTCAACCCAGAAATGATCGTTTGGGGTAGAGTTGGCGTTTCTGATATGTTACTGACCGGTTGCATCGCCTCAGCTTTATTATGTTTCTTCCTGGGATACGCTCAAAATTCCGTCCCTGCCCGTTTTCCTAATCAATGGTATTTAGCTTCCTATGTGTTAATGGCAGGAGCAATTTTAACCAAGGGGCCAGTGGGAATAGTTTTACCAGGTTTAATCATGATCATCTTTGGGGTGTACCTGGGTAAATTTTGGCAACTGTGGCGAGAAATGCGCCCGATTTTGGGACTATTTCTAGTATTCCTGATTTCTGCTCCCTGGTACATCTTGGTGACTTGGCGTAATGGCTGGAATTTCATTAATGCCTTTTTTGGCTATCACAACATCGAACGCTTTACAGAGGTAGTTAACGGTCACTCAGCCCCTTGGTATTTTTACTTTTTAGTTGTGTTATTGGGGTTTGCACCCTATTCGGTATTTATTCCTGCGGCCATAACGAGATTAAAATTTTGGCGGCGATCGCAAATCATCGGCCAAGAACGTTCTCAACACTTAGATTTATTTGTCTGTATTTGGTTTTTGGGTGTATTTGGCTTTTTTACCATCGCTGTCACCAAACTTCCCAGTTATGTATTACCCTTAATGCCAGCAGCAGCTATTTTAGTAGCTTTGTTTTGGAGTGATTTATTTACAGGTAGACAAACAGAAAAATCTTTCCGCATCAGTAGTTGGGTAAATGTGGCTTTATTGTCAACAATAGCCGTAGCATCATTTAATGTTCCCCGCTTAGTAGGAACAGATCCTGCTGCACCAGAACTTTATCAAAAAATTCAAAACTTAGGAATTACAAATTTAGGGGGGATAATTTGGTTAATTGCGGCCATGGCGATCGCTACTTTAATCATAATTCATCGCTTCCGTCCTATCATCGCTATTAATGTCATCGGATTTATTGTCTTTCTCTCTTTTGTATTAATGCCAGCCTTGTTTTTAATGGATTCAGAACGTCAACTACCATTAAGACAATTATCTGCGATCGCTGTCGCAGAAAAACAACCCAACGAAGAATTTGTCATGGTAGGTTTCAAAAAACCAACGGTAACTTTCTACAGTCAAAAAACCGTTAATTACATGAAATTTGCCCAAGAAGCAGTAGATCACATTAATCAAGAAACAGCTAAAGACAATCATCCCCCATCAATACTAATGTTGACAGAACAGAAAAAATTAATTGAAATGAACCTACCACCGGATCATTACAAAAACATCACTACAAAAGGAGCTTATAACTTAATTCGTATTCCTTTACAGAGAATTAAACAAGATCAAAAAGACAAAATGGATATCTTGTAATTCTCATTCATCAATCAGGTGGCGAGTGAATATCCCTATCACCACCTTTGATCATGATTCTTACGGAATGGTTTCAGTCCCCTGGCGGGGATTATTGATATAGCAATGGACAAAGCGGTTAGGACATTAAACAGAACTAAAACTTAGACACTGAAAGACTTCTAGGACTGTCACCTTGCTATAAAGTTTAAATCCCACTCTCCGTACCTGAATTTTGACATAAAAAACAGCCGCCTCCCAACGGAAGCGACCATTATTTAAACTAGGAAAACTAAAAACCGATTTTAGTAATCGAAGTCTCCGCCACCCATACCAGCGCCAGCAGCAGGAGCGCCATCTTTAGGTTCTGGTTTATCAACAACAATACACTCGGTTGTCAACACCATACCTGCGATAGAAGCAGCGTTTTGCAATGCAGAACGAGTAACTTTAGCAGGGTCAACAATACCAGCTTCTAACATATCAACGAACTCGTTGGTAGCAGCGTTGAAACCAATGTTGAAATCCTTCTCTTTCACTCTTTCAGCAATTACAGCGCCGTTTTGACCAGCGTTTTCGGCAATTCTCTTCAGAGGAGCAGGTAAAGCACGAGCGACAATTAAAGCACCAGTCAACTCTTCATTTTTGAGGTTGCTGTTAGCCCAAGTTTCCAACTGAGGAGATAAGTGAGCTAGGGTTGTACCACCACCAGGAACAATACCTTCTTCTACAGCAGCTTTGGTTGCGTTGATCGCATCTTCCAAGCGTAGCTTTTTGTCTTTCATTTCGGTTTCGGTCGCTGCACCAACTTTAACTACAGCTACACCACCGGACAATTTAGCTAAACGTTCTTGTAATTTTTCCTTGTCATAGGAAGATTCGGTTTCTTCCATTTGACGACGGATTTGTTCACAACGTGCTTTCACAGCAACATCATTACCTTCAGCAACGATGGTGGTAGTATCTTTGGTGATAGTGATGCGGCGAGCTTTACCTAAGCTTTCTAGTTTGGTGTTATCTAGTTTCAAACCAGCATCTTCGGTGACTAATTGACCACCGGTGAGGGTTGCAATATCTTCCAACATTGCTTTACGGCGATCGCCAAAACCAGGAGCTTTCACAGCCGCAACGTTAAGTACACCGCGTAAACGGTTCACAACCAAAGTAGCTAAAGCTTCTTTCTCGATGTCTTCAGCAATAATTACCAAAGGACGACCGGAACGAGCTACTTGTTCAAGTACAGGTACTAAATCTTGAACTAAAGCAATTTTCTTATCAGTTAACAGGATGTAAGGCTCATCAAAAACGGTTTCCATCCGTTCTGCATCGGTAGCGAAGTAAGGGGAAATATAACCCTTATCAAAACGCATACCTTCGGTAATTTCTAATTCGGTGGTCATGGACTTTCCTTCTTCCAAGGAAATTACACCTTCTTTACCCACCTTATCCATCGCTTGAGCAATCATGCTGCCAACTTCTTCATCGTTACCAGCAGAGATAGCACCAACTTGAGCGATAGATTTAGAATCTTCTACCGGACGAGCGTGTTCAGCAATTTTTTCTACCAAGAACGCAGTAGCTTTATCAATACCGCGCTTCAGAAGAATTGCGTTAGCACCAGCAGCTACGTTACGTAAGCCTTCTTTAACAATTGCGTGAGCCAAAACGGTAGCTGTGGTTGTACCATCACCAGCAGCATCATTAGTTTTGGAAGCAGCTTGACGAATCAAAGCTACGCCAGTATTTTCAATATGGTCTTCTAATTCAATTTCTTTAGCAATAGTGACACCATCATTAACGATTTGTGGTGCGCCAAATTTCTTCTCTAGAACTACGTTACGTCCTTTGGGACCAAGGGTGACAGCAACAGCTTCAGCCAGAATATCAATACCACGCTCAAGGGCGCGACGGGCGTTTTCGTTGTAAATAATGCGCTTTGCCATAATCTGTATAATTCTCGAATTGGTTATTTGTTGATTGTCAATTTTTCATCAGTTACTTGGTGGGGTTTGACTTGCCAATTCAAAATTTTGACTTTTGACTTTTGACTTGTTAGACCCCTCATCACTCTATTAGCTGACTACTGCTAGAATATCTTTCTCAGAAAGCAGTACATATTCTTCAGTGCCAAGCTTAACGTCAGTGCCAGCATACTTGGAGTACAGCACTTTATCGCCTACTTTAATTTCCATTTCTTGGCGGCTACCGTCATCGTTACGCTTGCCAGGGCCAAGATTTACTACTTCGCCGACTTGGGGTTTTTCCTTAGCGGTTTCGGGCAAATACAAACCACCTGCGGTCTTTTCTTCAGCGGCGGTCACTTTTACGAAAACGCGATCGCCCAAGGGTTTAACTGTAGATACGCTTAGAGATACAGCTGCCATAATTATTTTTTCTCGCTTGTTAGCACTCTCGACTCCTGAGTGCTAATTTACCGAAAGCAAGCGACAAATGGCAATCATTGATTCTGTACGGGTTTCCGAACTAAGAATTGGGGTGAAGAGCACAAGAGACGGGGTGATGGGGTGATGGGGTGATGGGTAGAAAATATTTTTACCAATGCCCCATACCCAATGCCACATACCCGATGACTTTTTATCACCCATAACTGAGGCATAAATACTTAATTGTTGTAGTTGTCTGGTTCTGTTGCGTAGGTAGTGAATATTTTTATATGGACAACTTTATTTCCAAAGCAGCGAAATTGTTATAGAACTGTAATCAGGGACTTTCTTAATGAGTAACAACACAGTGAGTCACAACAGCCCTCCTATCCCCGCAACTACTAAAGCTTGGAACTTTCCAGCATTTAGTAAATTGATGGCATATCAACAACAAGTAGATCTGTGCCTAACGGGTTTTTCTGAACCCTGAAGTCAACCTCTAACCCTTGGGCATCAAAGTTAAAATAGTTTTGAATCTTGGGAATGCAAAAAACTATGACTCAAAAAGTAAGATATCTACCACAGACATGAGAATTAACTCTTGTGTATCTTGATCAATAACATCAATTGCTTGCGTATTTTTTGTTATGGACAGATAATGGTAGCTTACTCAGATGTTGTTTAGTATAGCTAAACAAAACAGAAGTCATTAAGCAAAGCACCCCGGAAAAATTAATCAACATCATGGTTGTAGTGGTGGTTGGTTGAAACAAAAACCTTTTTAACCCATCCTTTGCCAAAAAATTTCCTAGTTGCTTATGAATCTCTAAATTAAATAGAGGCTGAACATTCCAGGGATCTAGTAGAGCAGCAGTAAACTGAAAGTGCGGTTCAGTTGTAAGTTCGGGTGATCTTCAACTAAATACTGAACTTGTCAGCCAGACAGATTATGATTGGAGCAGGTTTTTTAGCCCCCCACTTTCAAAGGAATATATAATAGCGCATTATAAATACTATTGCTCTACGTATCCTTACTAGACTTTCCCAAGTTACTATTATGTTAAGGGTGTTCAACACTTTCATGACAACAAGGGATAAAGGCAAGTTAGGTGGGAAAGACAGTACGTGCAGCCAGCGCGGAATTTACGCCTGTGGACAATATCCGCCTTCGGGATTGGTGGAAGCAGGAAGCAAACAACAAAATGTTCTAGTTTATGCTTATAAGCTTAATGAAAATGAACAATTTGTGTAAGTGTTTGTTTTGCAGAAAATCTCACGGATTTCACCATCATAGAGAATAAATATTCAAAATCTTGATGGATAGAAACACGACAACTGCCAATGATATGAAAGAGTCCAGTATGAAAGATCACAAACGACTTCTATTAATTGATGACGACCCTAACCTCATTTTGTTGGTGAAGGATTACTTAGAATTCCGTGGCTATGAAGTTATCACCGCTGAAAACGGACGAGCTGCTTTGGATATTCTAGAACATGATGTTCCAGATATGATTATCTGTGACGTGATGATGCCAGAAATGGACGGTTACACTTTTGTAGAACAAGTCCGGCAAAATGAACGTACTAGCTGGATACCTGTTCTTTTTCTCTCTGCTAAGGGACAAAGTGCAGACCGAGTTAAAGGTCTTAACAAAGGTGCTGACGTTTATATGGTTAAGCCCTTTGAACCTGAAGAACTCGTAGCACAGGTAGAATCTTCCCTGAAGCAAACTATCCGTTGGAAAGAACATCAAACCAAGGGAGGAGAAAACGGCTCTCGCATTCAAGTTCCTTTTGATGTCCAGTTAACTCCCACTGAACTGAAAGTGGTACAGTTTGTTGCCAGAGGTTTAGCTAACCGAGAAATCGCTGAGGAATTAAATGTTAGTCAGCGTACAGTTGAGAGCCATGTTTCCAATATGTTGGGTAAAACCAATCTCCACAACCGTACTGAATTAGCACGGTGGGCGATTGAAAATCAAATGGCTTAAAAACTCTACTGATTTCTGAATGTTTGAGTTTTGAGTTAAAACATGGTAAATCAAAGCTCAATCTCATTACTTTCAGTTTAATCTGACTTAGAAGACTAGAAAATTAGAAAATTTGAATTGTGAAGTCTATGGATTACATTAACCTTAGCTTCATAATTCATTTTTTTATGATACATTCCTAAAATCCTATCTTCCAACCCAGATATCACCTAAAATTATTTATACATTCACCTCAGTGAATTGCTTGTATGTCTGACTTTTAGGAATAGGATGTAAGGTTTAGGCTGTAGGGTTGTAACTAAATCAAAATATCTATCTAAATTTACTCATATCTGATAAAGAATAATCGTAAACATTCAGCTATTGAATAATACCTAATGGCTGAATGCTTACGTTAATTATTAATTTCAAAAAACAACATTGACATAATTTTCTCTCAGTTGTCAGTTCTCAGTCATTATTTATTTTGACTGCTGACTCCTGACTGGCAAAATTATTAGTTGTTAAAGTTTAGAATGAGCGCCATCACAAAATGGGGGATTGTTAGTTACTTTACATTGACACAAGGCAACTTTTTTCTTTTCAGTTAATTCAAATGCTTGGGGTGTAAATTCTGTGCCTTGATGGCCACCATCACAAAAAGGTTGATTTTTAGATTGTCCACAGGTACACCAGTAATAAGTACCTGCTTCTAGTTCTAAAACAGCAGGTTTTTTATCAGCAATTACAGGTTTAGTCATAGTGCTATCCTCTCAAATTTGTTTGTCTTACTCAGTTTAGGTATTAATTGATTTCAATAATTAGACTGAATAAGTCTACACTATTGACTTTAACCTATGTACAATTACTATGGATAGTAGGCACTTAAAAGTAATATACTTACCAAAAAGTAACTATGAAAGCCGAATTAGAACAAAATAATGCAACAAATAGACTAACTTGTGAAGTGGAAACCACTATCAAAATTATTGGTGGACGCTGGAAAGTATTAATCATCAGAGAATTAATTTCTGAAACTAAAAGATTTGGGGAATTACAACGTGCTTTATATGGAATTACTCAAAAGATGCTTACTCAGCAACTCAGAGAACTGGAAGAAGATGGGATAGTACATCGAGAAATTCACGCACAAATACCTCCTAAAGTAGAATATTCTCTCACTCCTCTGGGAGAAAGTCTAAAACCTATTCTCTATGCAATGCACGATTGGGCAGTTCAAAATTTATCTCACACGAATGATCATAATTCATAATTTAAAAAGATACCCGATTTACCAAATAAATCAGATATCTATTTATTAGCATTAATTGTTTTGTAAATATTCAATAGCAGCTGCTAATTTTGATGGGTATGCTTTAGCAAAACTTTCAAACCAAATTCCTTCGGAAGACAAAGGGTCTAATTTATCTATCCATGCTTGTGCTTGCTTTTTTAAAGCTTCTCTTTGTTGGACTTTAATTTGTGCTTGACGATTTTTTTCTTGTTCTAATTCCTGTTGTTTTCTTAATTCTTCAGTAGCATCTCTTTCCACAAAATCAGCTTTTACTTCTGCTAATAAATTATCTATTAAAGCATCTGATTTAGAAACAGAATTAATCAAAGGTTTGGCTGTATTTGCTGTTGGATTTTGTGGCCGATGGATGTTTTTTTTTGCTTCTGTGTGTTCAGCTTGAATTTCAGCCAATAACTTATCAATGGAATCCATTGTTTCCACTCCAAATTATGTATTTAATTAATCATTAATTGCATTTAGTAGCACTTCTGATAAACTTATATCTTCCATATCATCCATTGTTACTGTGTCACAAATATCAAATTTTGCCCCAGCACTTTGTAGTTGATCATCTAGAACTTTAAGAAAGCGCATAGCTTGGGGATCTTTACCCACTTGAATAAATGAAATACCTAATTCTTCATCTCTATCCATACGACGAGAAGCTTCTATAATCACTTTCATCACTGCTTTACGATCATCTGGTTCACCATCAGTTACAACTAAAATTATTTCTCCATTTTCCTTAGTTTGGTTACTAGATTTACGTTGAAAATAATCATCTGTAGCGTGTTTTAATACCCCTGCTAAATCAGTAGTTCCAGAAGGATCATTTTCTTGAAAAATTTGTACTACCTTGCTAGATGTAACATTTTCAAAACGTTTAAATCTTCCGGAAAATAAATAAATAGTTATGCCATCAGGATCTAACTGTTCACATTTACTTGCTAAAGCTAAAGTAGATTCTTGGGCTACAAACCATCTAGTTTTACCGCCTTTTTGATCTGGTGTGGCCATGCTACCACTTTTGTCTATAATTAAAGTGTAATCACGATTTTCCAACATCTATCTATTCTCCAGTCATGAATAAGGAAACAACTACTAAAAATTTGTAATTTTAATTAATCATTGATTGCATTCATCAAAACTTCTGTTAAACTAATTTCTTGTAAGTCTTCTAATTTAATGGTATCACAAATATCAAATTTAGCCCCTATGCTTTGTAATTTATCATCTAGAGATTGAAAAAACTTTGTGGCTTGAGAATCTGAACCTACTTGAATAAATGAAATTCCCAGTTCTTTTTCATTATCCATTTTGTGAGTAGCATTAATAATGATTTCACAGACTGCTTGCTGATTATGTTGTGTACCGTCAGTTATAACTAAAATTATTTCCCCGTTAGGTTTAGTTTTACCAGTAACTTTGCGGGAAAAATAATTATTAATGGCATCTTGCAGTACACCTACTAAATTGGTTGAATCAGCAGGTATTTCTTCTGCAAAAATCTGGGCTACTTTGGCAGATGTAACATGATCAAAACGTTCAAATCTGCGAGAAAATAGATAAACAGTTATACCGTCGGGATCAAATTCTTCACATTTACGAGCTAAGGCTAAAGTAGATTCCTGTAAAGCCAACCATCTGCTTGTTTCACCTGTTTCATTCAGTTTGGCCATACTGGCACTGTTGTCAATAATCAGTGTATAATCTCTGTTCTCTAACATTTGTTATGCTCCAATTTTGATGGTTTAATTTGAAATTTTGGATTTTAGTAAGTATGCAGAAATAAAAATATTAAATATTGAATATTGAATATTGAATATTAAATCTGAATACTTACAGGTTTCACACTTTAAAGAATCGGATTAATTAAAATCAGTTTGATTAGAAAATATTGATGCTCAATAATTAATCAGTGATAGCATTCATTAACACGTCAGACAGACTCATTTCTTCTAAATCATCTAAGGTTACGGTATCACAAATATCGAATTTAGCACCAACACTTTGCAATTGATCATCTAAGGCTTTCAGAAATTTTGTGGCTTGCGGATCTGAACCAACTTGAATCATAGAAATTCCTAATTCTTCATCTTTATCCATTTGCCGAGTTGCACTAATGATGACTTCAAATACAGCTTTACGATCATCAGGTTCACCGTCAGTCACAACTAAAATTGTGTCTCCATTAGCCTTAGTTTGACCAGCAGCTTTCCGCTGAAAATAATTATTGAGAGCATCTTGCAATACACTAGCTAAGTTGGTTGTCCCCGCAGGATCATTTTCCTGAAATATCTGAACTACTTTGGCAGAAGTGACATTTTCATAACGTTTAAAACGCCCGGAAAAGGTATAAACTGTAATCCCATCAGGGTCAAACTGTTCTGCTTTTCTAGCTAAAGCTAGGGTAGATTCTTGAGCGATATCCCATCTACTCTTACCACCTACTTGGTCTGGCGTAGACATACTACCGCTTTTGTCTATGATTAATGTATAGTCGCGATCGCTCATCATAAATCTCTTTGGTAATTTTTCTGTTTTTATTTTAACTCTTAGGTAATACGACTATATCTAGATACAGATGGATTGTAATAATGATTTAAAGTCTGGATATCTAGAAACAACTATTTTCTAAGGTAGAATCACTAAACAACTAAATATTGAAGCCATTGATGATTTCTCTATCTAGCTGACAACCATGAATGTGCAATCTAGTCTCAGATAGAAAAATTTGATATTACTTGCTTTGAACATAGGAAATATCCGGTTTTCCCGGTAATTTGATTTTATAGTAGGTGACGGGGAACAGGTGAAAGTGATAGAAGAGAAGCCTATCAGTGTATAAGTTTTGGTTTTGATTGATGTCCTAACCTTCTTGTTCGTTTTCTTGTTCGTTGCTATATCAAATCACTAACTCAAATTATGAGGACGACTATGACTGTTACAGAAATCACAGAAGCTACATTTAAACAGGAAGTGTTAGAAAGTGATACTCCAGTTTTAGTGGATTTTTGGGCCCCTTGGTGTGGCCCTTGTAGAATGCTATCTCCCGTTGTTGAAGAAGTTGCGGCTGAATACGATGGCCAGGTAAAAGTGGTGAAACTGAACACAGATAAGAATCCCACTGTTGCTAGTCATTACGGTATTCGTAGCATTCCTACCTTAATGGTATTTAAGGGAGGTCGGCAAATTGACACAGTTGTAGGTGCAGTTCCAAAAGCTACTTTAGCTAAAACTCTAGCACAGTATATTTCCGTATAGTTAGTTATCAGTTATCAGTTGTACTCCACTTCACACTTATTATTTTACAAATAAAAAGCCTGAAATTATTTCCAGATAATCCTTTCAGGCTTTTTACTCTTACAATTCATAATTATTTAATCTGTTTCAATATCTGCCGAATGTGGGTTCCAATATCTCTGCTAATCTACAACATCCTCCATGCTTTGGCTCTGATAGCAAAAATAGAGTGTAATGTTCCAGATTGCAAATCATATCAAACAATCGGCGTTGCTGAATCAAGGTATGAAAATGAAAAACTAAAAATCTGAAGTATTAGTCACGTAATAGTTTAGCGATCGCTAATAAATAAAAATCATATTCCAAATCAGCACTGCCCAAAATTCTTATTCCTCAATTATTAGCAAAAGGCTATGAATTTGTGACCATTGATAGGTTTGGCAACAATGAATAAATACTGTTAAATCCCTTCCTTAAATTGATTCACAACTTTATCCAAACCGACAGAATGGGCAGCTTTAAATAATAGGCGATCGCCTGATTTTACATAACTCTTTAATCTCGCTACTAAATCACTATGAGAAGTAAAACATTCACAGGGAATATCCTTCGCGCTGTTAGCGATCATTTCTGCATCTTTACCATCGGCCAAAACTAACAAACCATCTAAACCTAATTTTTGCACCATTTCCCCTACTTGTTGATGTAAATCTAGGGATCTTGATCCTAATTCTTTCATAGCTCCTAATACAGCTATTTTTCGCTTTCCAGGAGTATCTGCTAATAGTTGTAAAGCCGCTAACATTGCTTCTGGGGCTGCATTATAAGTCTCATCTAAAACTACAATATCATTAGGTAAATTAAACTTTTGAGATCGCCCTCCTGGCATATTTACCATTATCCCAGATTTTAAATTTTCCCAATCAATTTTTAAGACCTTCCCTACTGCTAAAGCTGCTAAAAAATTACTAGCATTATGGCGACCAGGTAAAGGCAAAGGTAAATTCACACCCTCCACTTCTATAGTTTCGTTATCAATTAAATTTCCTTGAATATCTCCACCCAAAAAACCATAACTAATAACTTCACCTTGCCAACATTTCTTCGCTGTTTCCATTAACAGTGGACTATCATAATTGAGAATTGCCACACTATCACTAGGCATTTCTTGTAATAACTCACATTTAGCTTCAGCAATCGCTTGTTCTGAACCTAGCAACTCAATATGTGCTGTTCCCGTATTAGTAATGACACCGATATTTGGTCTAGCAATTTCTGTTAATTCTGCAATTTGTCCTTTTCCTCGCATTGCCATTTCAATAACGGCAAAATCAGCTTTAACATCTAGTTCTAACAGGGTTTTAGGTACACCAATTTCATTATTAAAATTGCTATAGGTTTTATGAACTTTGCCTTGAGTTCCTAATACTGCGGCGATTAATTCTTTAGTTGTGGTCTTACCCACTGAACCCGTTACTCCAATCACAGGAATGGAAAAGGAATCTCGCCACCATCTGGCTACTTGCTGATATGCTTTTAATGTATTAGAAACTTTTAATACTGGATATTCAGAATTTGCATAAGTATAATCAACTATAGCTGCTATTGCACCCTTCGCGATCGCAGTTTGTATAAACTCATGTCCATCAAACTTTTCACCACGCAACGCCAAAAACACTTCACCAGGTTGTAAAATCCTTGTGTCTGTTTGAATACCGCAGCTGATTTGAGTTAAAGCAGATGCAGATAAGTTCATAGAATCGGCTGATAGAATTTCCACCAATTGGGATAAAGAGGCCAAACCAGGCATACTGATCATCAATAAAAGTTAATTACAAAATCCTACAATTATCGTGACCATAAATAAAGCAAATCCTCAATTTCCTAAAAAAGAGTTAGCTGTTACCGGGTTTAACAACACCCCAGGAGTTTAAATTTTAGTGATCTCCTATTTTTTCTATTGTTTCAATTACTGCCAAACCTATACTAGAAGCTGCAATTAAAGCGATAGCTGAGATCAAATAGGTGTTTGTCAGCATTTGGAGGGCTTCGTCAAAA from Okeanomitos corallinicola TIOX110 includes the following:
- a CDS encoding glycosyltransferase family 39 protein yields the protein MRLKLSDRQSVDQWFNHIEKRPALAVTMAIVWLLLINFFAFGWNLGNIGLIDETEPLFAEASRQMLVTGDWITPFFNSETRFDKPALIYWCQAIAYSIMGVNEWAARIPSALAATAVTALAFYVVQWYFAEKDKLEQTEKPARRYLTAATASALIALNPEMIVWGRVGVSDMLLTGCIASALLCFFLGYAQNSVPARFPNQWYLASYVLMAGAILTKGPVGIVLPGLIMIIFGVYLGKFWQLWREMRPILGLFLVFLISAPWYILVTWRNGWNFINAFFGYHNIERFTEVVNGHSAPWYFYFLVVLLGFAPYSVFIPAAITRLKFWRRSQIIGQERSQHLDLFVCIWFLGVFGFFTIAVTKLPSYVLPLMPAAAILVALFWSDLFTGRQTEKSFRISSWVNVALLSTIAVASFNVPRLVGTDPAAPELYQKIQNLGITNLGGIIWLIAAMAIATLIIIHRFRPIIAINVIGFIVFLSFVLMPALFLMDSERQLPLRQLSAIAVAEKQPNEEFVMVGFKKPTVTFYSQKTVNYMKFAQEAVDHINQETAKDNHPPSILMLTEQKKLIEMNLPPDHYKNITTKGAYNLIRIPLQRIKQDQKDKMDIL
- the groL gene encoding chaperonin GroEL (60 kDa chaperone family; promotes refolding of misfolded polypeptides especially under stressful conditions; forms two stacked rings of heptamers to form a barrel-shaped 14mer; ends can be capped by GroES; misfolded proteins enter the barrel where they are refolded when GroES binds); this translates as MAKRIIYNENARRALERGIDILAEAVAVTLGPKGRNVVLEKKFGAPQIVNDGVTIAKEIELEDHIENTGVALIRQAASKTNDAAGDGTTTATVLAHAIVKEGLRNVAAGANAILLKRGIDKATAFLVEKIAEHARPVEDSKSIAQVGAISAGNDEEVGSMIAQAMDKVGKEGVISLEEGKSMTTELEITEGMRFDKGYISPYFATDAERMETVFDEPYILLTDKKIALVQDLVPVLEQVARSGRPLVIIAEDIEKEALATLVVNRLRGVLNVAAVKAPGFGDRRKAMLEDIATLTGGQLVTEDAGLKLDNTKLESLGKARRITITKDTTTIVAEGNDVAVKARCEQIRRQMEETESSYDKEKLQERLAKLSGGVAVVKVGAATETEMKDKKLRLEDAINATKAAVEEGIVPGGGTTLAHLSPQLETWANSNLKNEELTGALIVARALPAPLKRIAENAGQNGAVIAERVKEKDFNIGFNAATNEFVDMLEAGIVDPAKVTRSALQNAASIAGMVLTTECIVVDKPEPKDGAPAAGAGMGGGDFDY
- the groES gene encoding co-chaperone GroES — translated: MAAVSLSVSTVKPLGDRVFVKVTAAEEKTAGGLYLPETAKEKPQVGEVVNLGPGKRNDDGSRQEMEIKVGDKVLYSKYAGTDVKLGTEEYVLLSEKDILAVVS
- a CDS encoding response regulator transcription factor; translated protein: MDRNTTTANDMKESSMKDHKRLLLIDDDPNLILLVKDYLEFRGYEVITAENGRAALDILEHDVPDMIICDVMMPEMDGYTFVEQVRQNERTSWIPVLFLSAKGQSADRVKGLNKGADVYMVKPFEPEELVAQVESSLKQTIRWKEHQTKGGENGSRIQVPFDVQLTPTELKVVQFVARGLANREIAEELNVSQRTVESHVSNMLGKTNLHNRTELARWAIENQMA
- a CDS encoding CDGSH iron-sulfur domain-containing protein translates to MTKPVIADKKPAVLELEAGTYYWCTCGQSKNQPFCDGGHQGTEFTPQAFELTEKKKVALCQCKVTNNPPFCDGAHSKL
- a CDS encoding helix-turn-helix domain-containing protein; translation: MKAELEQNNATNRLTCEVETTIKIIGGRWKVLIIRELISETKRFGELQRALYGITQKMLTQQLRELEEDGIVHREIHAQIPPKVEYSLTPLGESLKPILYAMHDWAVQNLSHTNDHNS
- a CDS encoding VWA domain-containing protein, which produces MLENRDYTLIIDKSGSMATPDQKGGKTRWFVAQESTLALASKCEQLDPDGITIYLFSGRFKRFENVTSSKVVQIFQENDPSGTTDLAGVLKHATDDYFQRKSSNQTKENGEIILVVTDGEPDDRKAVMKVIIEASRRMDRDEELGISFIQVGKDPQAMRFLKVLDDQLQSAGAKFDICDTVTMDDMEDISLSEVLLNAIND
- a CDS encoding VWA domain-containing protein, whose translation is MLENRDYTLIIDNSASMAKLNETGETSRWLALQESTLALARKCEEFDPDGITVYLFSRRFERFDHVTSAKVAQIFAEEIPADSTNLVGVLQDAINNYFSRKVTGKTKPNGEIILVITDGTQHNQQAVCEIIINATHKMDNEKELGISFIQVGSDSQATKFFQSLDDKLQSIGAKFDICDTIKLEDLQEISLTEVLMNAIND